One segment of Panicum virgatum strain AP13 chromosome 1K, P.virgatum_v5, whole genome shotgun sequence DNA contains the following:
- the LOC120712396 gene encoding dof zinc finger protein 2-like isoform X2 — protein sequence MDAAQWHQGLGLGKPMEEMLMAGNTNPNQHPNPPPATPSAAPGAQRPPGAPAAAAAAPGAGAAAGAGAGAGTERRARPQKEKALNCPRCNSTNTKFCYYNNYSLQQPRYFCKTCRRYWTEGGSLRNVPVGGGSRKNKRSSSAMSSAAAAAASTSAAVSGTIPVGFAAKNPKLMHEGAHDLNLAFPHHNGRGLQPPEFAAFPSLESSSVCNPGATMAGNGGGAAGRGIGALSAMELLRSTGCYVPLQHVQLGMPAEYAAAGFALGDFRMPPPPQSQSLLGFSLDTHGTGAGGYSAGLQEGAAGRLLFPFEDLKPAVTAAGAANNNGADQYEHSKDQAGDGSGASGVTGGHETAGFWSNSILGNGSSNGGGGGPW from the exons ATGGATGCGGCGCAGTGGCACCAG GGCCTAGGGCTAGGGAAGCCCATGGAGGAGATGCTCATGGCTGGAAACACAAATCCTAACCAGCATCCGAATCCCCCGCCGGCCACGCCCTCGGCGGCACCCGGCGCCCAGAGGCCTCCTGGCGCTCCGGCAGCAGCCGCGGCAGCGCCCGGCGCtggcgcggccgcgggggccggcgccggcgccggcacagagcggcgggcgcggccgcaGAAGGAGAAGGCGCTCAACTGCCCGCGGTgcaactccaccaacaccaAGTTCTGCTACTACAACAACTACAGTCTGCAGCAGCCGCGCTACTTCTGCAAGACGTGCCGCCGCTACTGGACCGAGGGCGGCTCGCTCCGCAACGTCCCGGTGGGCGGCGGCTCCAGGAAGAACAAGCGCTCCTCCTCGGCCATGTcgtccgcggccgcggccgccgcctctacCTCCGCGGCGGTGTCCGGCACGATCCCCGTGGGGTTCGCGGCCAAGAACCCCAAGCTGATGCACGAGGGCGCGCACGACCTCAACCTGGCGTTCCCGCACCACAACGGCCGCGGCCTGCAGCCGCCCGAGTTCGCGGCGTTCCCGAGCCTGGAGAGCAGCAGCGTGTGCAACCCCGGAGCGACCATGgcgggcaacggcggcggcgccgctggcaGGGGCATTGGCGCGCTCTCGGCGATGGAGCTGCTGAGGAGCACCGGCTGCTACGTCCCGCTGCAGCACGTGCAGCTAGGGATGCCGGCCGAGTACGCGGCCGCGGGCTTCGCTCTCGGCGACTTCCGcatgcccccgccgccgcagtctCAGAGCCTGCTCGGATTCTCGCTGGACACGCACGGCACGGGGGCCGGGGGTTACAGCGCCGGGCTGCAGGAGGGCGCGGCCGGCAGGTTGCTCTTCCCCTTCGAGGATTTGAAGCCGGCGGTGACCGCAGCCGGGGCCGCGAACAACAATGGCGCCGATCAGTACGAGCACAGCAAAGATCAAGCAGGCGACGGCAGCGGGGCCAGCGGCGTCACCGGCGGCCACGAGACTGCAGGATTCTGGAGCAATAGCATCCTCGGGAACGGCagcagcaatggcggcggcggcgggccttgGTAA
- the LOC120712415 gene encoding uncharacterized protein LOC120712415 → MDDLAALARGEGWTEERHAAFLDRMELSFVRQALGGSDVRQASRRLGRRPAAAQAGAEGGGQQQQAPAAPLPLDRPLPDSAVESNRSGPAARRRAASGARRPVDPAAAGW, encoded by the coding sequence ATGGACGAcctggcggcgctggcgcgcggcgaggggtggacggaggagcgccacgcgGCGTTCCTCGACCGCATGGAGCTCTCCTTCGTGAGGCAGGCGCTCGGCGGCAGCGACGTGCGCCAGGCGTCCCGCAGGCTGGGGcgccggccagcggcggcgcaggccggcgccgagggcggcggccagcagcagcaggccccggccgccccgctcccGCTCGACCGGCCGCTGCCCGACAGCGCCGTCGAGTCCAACCGGTcggggccggcagcccggcggcgcgcggccagcgGCGCGCGCCGGCCCGTGGATCCGGCCGCTGCAGGTTGGTGA
- the LOC120712396 gene encoding dof zinc finger protein 2-like isoform X1 has product MEEMLMAGNTNPNQHPNPPPATPSAAPGAQRPPGAPAAAAAAPGAGAAAGAGAGAGTERRARPQKEKALNCPRCNSTNTKFCYYNNYSLQQPRYFCKTCRRYWTEGGSLRNVPVGGGSRKNKRSSSAMSSAAAAAASTSAAVSGTIPVGFAAKNPKLMHEGAHDLNLAFPHHNGRGLQPPEFAAFPSLESSSVCNPGATMAGNGGGAAGRGIGALSAMELLRSTGCYVPLQHVQLGMPAEYAAAGFALGDFRMPPPPQSQSLLGFSLDTHGTGAGGYSAGLQEGAAGRLLFPFEDLKPAVTAAGAANNNGADQYEHSKDQAGDGSGASGVTGGHETAGFWSNSILGNGSSNGGGGGPW; this is encoded by the coding sequence ATGGAGGAGATGCTCATGGCTGGAAACACAAATCCTAACCAGCATCCGAATCCCCCGCCGGCCACGCCCTCGGCGGCACCCGGCGCCCAGAGGCCTCCTGGCGCTCCGGCAGCAGCCGCGGCAGCGCCCGGCGCtggcgcggccgcgggggccggcgccggcgccggcacagagcggcgggcgcggccgcaGAAGGAGAAGGCGCTCAACTGCCCGCGGTgcaactccaccaacaccaAGTTCTGCTACTACAACAACTACAGTCTGCAGCAGCCGCGCTACTTCTGCAAGACGTGCCGCCGCTACTGGACCGAGGGCGGCTCGCTCCGCAACGTCCCGGTGGGCGGCGGCTCCAGGAAGAACAAGCGCTCCTCCTCGGCCATGTcgtccgcggccgcggccgccgcctctacCTCCGCGGCGGTGTCCGGCACGATCCCCGTGGGGTTCGCGGCCAAGAACCCCAAGCTGATGCACGAGGGCGCGCACGACCTCAACCTGGCGTTCCCGCACCACAACGGCCGCGGCCTGCAGCCGCCCGAGTTCGCGGCGTTCCCGAGCCTGGAGAGCAGCAGCGTGTGCAACCCCGGAGCGACCATGgcgggcaacggcggcggcgccgctggcaGGGGCATTGGCGCGCTCTCGGCGATGGAGCTGCTGAGGAGCACCGGCTGCTACGTCCCGCTGCAGCACGTGCAGCTAGGGATGCCGGCCGAGTACGCGGCCGCGGGCTTCGCTCTCGGCGACTTCCGcatgcccccgccgccgcagtctCAGAGCCTGCTCGGATTCTCGCTGGACACGCACGGCACGGGGGCCGGGGGTTACAGCGCCGGGCTGCAGGAGGGCGCGGCCGGCAGGTTGCTCTTCCCCTTCGAGGATTTGAAGCCGGCGGTGACCGCAGCCGGGGCCGCGAACAACAATGGCGCCGATCAGTACGAGCACAGCAAAGATCAAGCAGGCGACGGCAGCGGGGCCAGCGGCGTCACCGGCGGCCACGAGACTGCAGGATTCTGGAGCAATAGCATCCTCGGGAACGGCagcagcaatggcggcggcggcgggccttgGTAA